Proteins encoded within one genomic window of Fragaria vesca subsp. vesca linkage group LG1, FraVesHawaii_1.0, whole genome shotgun sequence:
- the LOC101293632 gene encoding putative leucine-rich repeat receptor-like serine/threonine-protein kinase At2g24130-like → MGFLHHITFMFNFLCLIIILLAAAAASSIENVLHLQAMREKASLVSFMSGIVSDPHHALEDWNSNLDDVHFCNWTGIRCNNARNQVVELDLSGKSLRGTISPALSNLSSLTILDLSSNFFEGHIPRELGFLSLLTELSLSSNLLEGNIAAELGLLHRLVYLNLGSNKLEGEIPMPLFCNHSSNSLQYIDLSNNSLSGKIPLTKGCELKKLRFLLLWSNHLAGQVPAALSNSSKLEWLDIESNMLSGELPSEIVAKMPQLQYLYLSYNDFVSHDGNTNLEPFLTSLVNASNFQELELAGNNLGGEIPPIIGDLSTNLVQVHLDDNLLYGSIPPHISNLVNLTLLNLSSNHLNGTIPSKLCLMRKLERVYLSNNSLSGEIPSELGGIPHLGLLDLSRNKLSGSIPDSFENLSQLRRLMLYENQLSGTIPPSLGKCINLEILDLSHNQMSGVIPSEVAGLRSLKLYLNLSSNHLHGEVPMELSKMDMVLAIDLSSNNLSGTIPSQIGSCIALESLNISSNSLQGPVPVSIGKLPFLEKLDVSSNQLVGEIPESLEQSLTLKELNFSFNNFSGNVSNIGAFSLLTADSFLGNAGLCGSIKGMPSCKKKNTHHLAIISVLLSLIITPIFCVVGYPLMYRSKIRRHLGIFNDEELRDDDEEEGKEEHKYPRISYEQLIEATGGFSASSLIGSGRFGHVYKGVLRDNTVIAVKVLDLKTEEEISGSFKRECQVLKRTRHRNLIRIITACSRPDFKALVLPLMSNGSLERHLYSSSSSHCGLNLIQLVSICSDVAEGVAYLHHHSPVRVVHCDLKPSNILLDDDMTALVTDFGIARLVKGEDETIAMTDSTSFNSADGLLCGSIGYIAPEYGMGKCASTQGDVFSFGVLLLEIVTGRRPTDVDFHKGSSLQEWIKSQYPQRLEPIVQQAVERCAPRSIPKHYNKIWGDVILELIEIGLMCTQHNPSLRPNMQDVAHEMSRVKEYISNPSSALLIEEVDIKVDSL, encoded by the exons ATGGGTTTTCTTCACCATATAACTTTCATGTTCAATTTTCTCTGTTTGATCATCATTCTCTTGGCTGCCGCGGCGGCTTCAAGCATAGAAAATGTTCTTCATCTTCAAGCAATGAGAGAAAAGGCATCGTTGGTTTCATTCATGTCCGGGATTGTTTCAGACCCTCACCATGCTCTAGAGGACTGGAATTCTAATTTGGACGATGTTCATTTTTGTAATTGGACTGGCATCAGATGCAACAATGCTAGAAACCAAGTTGTGGAGCTTGATCTTAGTGGAAAGTCCTTAAGAGGCACTATTTCACCAGCTCTATCTAATCTTTCTTCCTTAACCATTCTTGATTTGTCAAGCAACTTCTTTGAAGGTCACATTCCAAGAGAGTTAGGCTTTCTTTCTCTGCTTACAGAACTCAGCTTGTCATCAAATCTTCTTGAAGGAAACATTGCAGCTGAGCTTGGTTTACTTCATAGATTGGTGTATCTTAATTTGGGAAGCAACAAACTAGAGGGTGAAATTCCAATGCCGCTTTTCTGCAATCACTCTTCTAATTCTCTGCAGTACATAGACTTGTCTAACAATTCTTTGAGCGGCAAAATCCCCTTAACAAAAGGATGTGAGCTGAAAAAACTGAGGTTTCTTCTACTTTGGTCCAATCATCTAGCTGGACAGGTTCCTGCAGCGCTTTCAAACTCCTCGAAGCTCGAATGGCTTGACATAGAGTCCAACATGCTAAGCGGGGAGCTGCCATCGGAGATTGTAGCGAAAATGCCACAGTTGCAGTACCTCTACTTGTCCTACAATGACTTTGTCAGCCATGACGGTAACACTAACCTTGAACCTTTTTTAACCTCTTTAGTTAATGCCTCTAACTTTCAAGAGCTTGAATTAGCTGGGAATAATCTCGGGGGAGAGATACCGCCTATTATTGGTGATCTTTCGACCAATCTTGTTCAAGTTCATTTAGATGATAATCTCCTTTATGGTTCAATCCCTCCTCACATTTCAAACCTTGTCAACCTCACCCTCTTGAACTTGTCTAGTAACCATTTGAATGGAACCATCCCCTCCAAACTATGCCTAATGAGAAAGCTGGAACGGGTATATCTGTCGAATAATTCACTCTCTGGTGAGATTCCATCTGAACTTGGTGGCATTCCCCATCTAGGCCTTCTAGATTTATCGAGAAACAAGCTATCTGGTTCGATCCCAGATAGTTTCGAAAACCTATCCCAGTTAAGAAGGCTAATGCTCTACGAGAATCAACTCTCGGGGACCATACCACCAAGTCTAGGAAAGTGCATCAACTTAGAGATTCTAGACCTTTCTCACAATCAAATGTCTGGGGTGATTCCTAGTGAAGTTGCAGGGTTAAGGAGCTTGAAGTTGTACTTGAACTTGTCAAGTAATCACTTACATGGAGAGGTACCAATGGAGCTAAGTAAAATGGACATGGTGCTAGCAATAGACCTGTCTTCCAATAATCTTTCTGGCACAATCCCATCGCAAATTGGGAGCTGCATTGCCCTCGAGTCCCTAAACATTTCATCAAATTCCTTACAAGGTCCTGTCCCGGTCTCAATAGGAAAGTTGCCTTTTCTGGAGAAACTTGATGTATCTTCAAACCAGTTGGTTGGAGAAATACCAGAATCTCTGGAGCAATCCTTGACTCTCAAGGAACTTAACTTCTCTTTCAACAACTTCTCCGGAAATGTTTCAAACATAGGCGCCTTTTCTTTGCTGACCGCGGACTCTTTCCTTGGAAATGCTGGCCTCTGTGGCTCAATAAAAGGCATGCCAAGCTGCAAGAAGAAGAATACTCATCATTTGGCTATAATCTCAGTCCTGCTGTCATTAATCATCACGCCCATTTTTTGCGTAGTTGGTTACCCCCTCATGTACAGGTCAAAAATCCGAAGGCACCTTGGAATATTCAATGATGAGGAATTGAGAGATGATGATGAAGAAGAAGGGAAAGAAGAGCATAAGTATCCAAGAATCTCATATGAGCAGCTCATTGAAGCCACAGGTGGATTCAGTGCTTCAAGCCTGATTGGTTCAGGCCGTTTTGGGCACGTCTACAAGGGTGTCCTTCGTGATAACACAGTAATCGCTGTCAAAGTTTTGGATTTAAAGACAGAAGAAGAGATTTCTGGAAGCTTTAAAAGGGAATGCCAGGTCCTGAAGAGAACCAGACACAGAAATTTGATTAGAATCATCACTGCTTGCAGTAGACCAGACTTTAAGGCTCTCGTTCTGCCATTGATGTCGAATGGGAGCCTCGAGAGGCATCTTTACTCGTCGTCATCAAGCCATTGTGGATTGAATCTAATTCAGCTGGTGAGCATCTGCAGTGATGTAGCTGAAGGAGTGGCCTATTTGCATCATCATTCTCCTGTTAGAGTTGTACACTGTGATCTCAAACCAAGCAACATTCTACTAGATGATGACATGACAGCTTTGGTTACTGATTTTGGAATTGCAAGACTGGTCAAAGGTGAAGACGAGACTATTGCCATGACTGACTCGACATCCTTCAACTCAGCAGATGGCTTGTTATGTGGATCCATTGGCTATATAGCTCCTG AATATGGAATGGGAAAATGTGCTTCGACTCAGGGAGATGTATTCAGCTTTGGGGTGCTTCTCTTAGAAATTGTTACAGGAAGGCGGCCAACAGATGTTGATTTTCACAAAGGTTCAAGCTTACAGGAATGGATCAAATCTCAGTACCCCCAGAGGCTCGAGCCTATAGTCCAACAAGCAGTAGAAAGGTGTGCCCCACGTTCGATACCAAAGCATTATAACAAAATATGGGGGGATGTCATTTTGGAGTTGATTGAGATTGGTCTTATGTGCACACAGCACAATCCTTCACTGAGACCAAACATGCAGGATGTTGCTCATGAAATGAGCCGGGTGAAGGAGTACATATCCAATCCTTCATCAGCGTTGTTGATCGAAGAAGTGGACATTAAGGTTGATTCTCTCTGA